One window of the Lysobacter sp. S4-A87 genome contains the following:
- a CDS encoding alpha/beta fold hydrolase — MTIETPLPDYPFTPQRLQVRPGIGMSYLDEGPKDGEVVVMLHGNPSWSYYWRRLVLGLRDRYRCIVPDHVGMGQSDKPDDAPGASPGYRYTLQSRIDDVETLLQTLGVTGPVTLAVHDWGGGIGFGWGLTHSAQIRRLVVLNTGAFPLPAAKPLPKSLRLGRDSALGTGMIRGLNAFAAVTARVGVENAMPHDVRRAYLAPYDTWANRIATSRFVQDIPLGEGDAAWPLVQAMGRKLPEYADRPVFIGWGLRDFVFDKHFLKGFTDALPQAQVHAFEDAGHYVLEDKAEVLVPEIRTFLDTHPL; from the coding sequence ATGACGATCGAGACTCCGCTTCCCGACTATCCCTTCACCCCGCAGCGCCTGCAGGTCCGTCCCGGAATCGGGATGAGCTACCTCGACGAGGGCCCGAAGGACGGCGAGGTGGTGGTGATGCTGCACGGCAACCCGTCGTGGAGCTACTACTGGCGCCGGCTGGTGCTGGGCCTGCGCGATCGCTACCGCTGCATCGTTCCCGACCATGTCGGCATGGGCCAGTCGGACAAGCCCGACGACGCCCCGGGCGCCAGCCCGGGCTACCGCTACACGCTGCAATCGCGCATCGACGACGTCGAGACGCTGCTGCAGACGCTGGGCGTGACCGGTCCGGTGACGCTGGCGGTGCATGACTGGGGTGGCGGTATCGGCTTCGGTTGGGGCCTGACGCATTCGGCGCAGATCCGCCGGCTGGTCGTCCTCAACACCGGCGCGTTCCCGCTGCCGGCGGCCAAGCCGCTACCGAAGTCCCTGCGCCTGGGGCGCGATTCGGCGCTGGGCACCGGCATGATCCGCGGCCTCAACGCCTTCGCCGCCGTCACCGCGCGCGTGGGCGTGGAGAACGCGATGCCGCACGACGTCCGCCGCGCCTACCTGGCGCCGTACGACACCTGGGCCAATCGCATCGCCACTTCGCGTTTCGTCCAGGACATCCCGCTGGGCGAAGGCGATGCCGCCTGGCCGCTGGTGCAGGCGATGGGCCGCAAGCTGCCCGAGTATGCCGACCGCCCGGTCTTCATCGGCTGGGGCCTGCGCGACTTCGTGTTCGACAAGCACTTCCTCAAGGGCTTCACCGACGCGCTGCCGCAGGCGCAGGTGCATGCCTTCGAGGATGCGGGGCATTACGTGCTCGAGGACAAGGCCGAGGTGCTGGTGCCGGAGATCCGCACGTTCCTGGACACGCACCCGCTTTGA
- a CDS encoding autotransporter outer membrane beta-barrel domain-containing protein, producing the protein MAQRERRLRWIASATLVCGVVPVSAWAQKCSDRGGLAYLGVTANEQRTVWLSGTGAGSFQLESTQGNQVVDQWSKQRRGLHISLSPVVSSGNGGVHQLLELGSNKPCMIDSQNQKGGIKFPSRLPPLPSLPPNLRPPGGFGGGGGFSGLMPTRPGRPGGMAPPAGTMPTLPAAPGGVAPPIGTLPPAGITPTLPGGVTPPAGAMPTLPSAPGGVAPPIATLPPTGITPTLPGGVSPPTVAMPTLPTLPGGGVAPPIATLPPTGITPTLPGGVAPPMAVMPTLPTLPGSGVAPPIATLPPTGITPTLPGVVAPPSGAMPTLPGAVTPPVATLPPTGITPTLPAAPGAVIPPVGTLPPGGGTATLPPAGAVPGLPTAPGVGVPPSVAAQAAIVAAGHVVLPDECVQSEHQNVIDDATRQRCLDLQGLEGAEGFGRSVPVTPGREFAEQSRWNAWFDGRGTDTSDRREGQDLDASGSYFTIGVDRRLDNDVVVGGLVSYEDNDSDNFEGAMRVRSDGFGAGFYLAQPLSARWAMDTSVTYAVIGNDIGIDIVHGDYDTQRSSLVFNMTGQYGGDDWQYRPKVSLNYTHYDNDAYLLTGMLEGIPLSFEVAADSFDNGSIEGTFEVSRFIETARSVVIPYAEFGARYSFVRPNDGDILTAELVQASTSAWVGSLRLGARALVSRATFLESSIGYLSVGQDGTDAWELRLFLSRAF; encoded by the coding sequence ATGGCGCAGCGCGAACGGCGTTTACGGTGGATCGCCTCGGCCACGCTCGTGTGCGGCGTGGTGCCGGTATCGGCGTGGGCGCAGAAGTGCAGCGATCGCGGCGGCCTGGCATACCTGGGGGTCACTGCGAACGAGCAGCGGACGGTGTGGCTGTCGGGAACGGGCGCCGGATCGTTCCAGCTCGAGTCGACGCAGGGCAACCAGGTCGTCGACCAGTGGAGCAAGCAGCGGCGCGGACTCCACATCTCGCTTTCGCCGGTGGTCTCGTCCGGTAATGGCGGCGTGCACCAGCTGCTCGAACTCGGCAGCAACAAGCCGTGCATGATCGATTCGCAGAACCAGAAGGGCGGGATCAAGTTTCCGTCGCGCCTGCCTCCCCTGCCCAGCCTGCCGCCGAACCTTCGTCCACCGGGTGGCTTTGGCGGAGGCGGAGGCTTCTCCGGGTTGATGCCGACCCGGCCTGGGCGGCCGGGCGGCATGGCGCCGCCCGCGGGCACGATGCCGACGCTGCCTGCTGCGCCCGGTGGTGTCGCGCCTCCGATCGGCACACTGCCACCTGCTGGAATCACGCCGACACTCCCGGGAGGAGTCACACCGCCCGCGGGCGCGATGCCGACGCTGCCTTCCGCACCTGGCGGTGTCGCGCCCCCCATCGCTACGCTGCCACCCACTGGAATCACGCCGACACTGCCCGGTGGGGTCTCGCCGCCGACGGTCGCGATGCCTACGTTGCCCACGTTGCCCGGTGGGGGTGTCGCGCCACCCATCGCCACGCTGCCGCCCACCGGAATCACGCCGACACTGCCCGGCGGAGTCGCGCCACCCATGGCCGTGATGCCGACATTGCCCACGTTGCCCGGTAGTGGTGTCGCGCCCCCCATCGCTACGCTGCCGCCCACCGGAATCACCCCGACACTGCCGGGTGTAGTTGCGCCGCCGTCAGGCGCCATGCCGACGCTGCCTGGCGCGGTAACGCCGCCGGTCGCGACGTTGCCGCCGACAGGGATCACACCGACCTTGCCTGCTGCGCCGGGCGCCGTGATTCCACCCGTCGGCACGCTTCCACCCGGCGGTGGCACCGCGACGCTGCCGCCGGCCGGCGCGGTTCCGGGCCTTCCCACCGCACCGGGCGTCGGCGTACCGCCGTCGGTGGCGGCGCAGGCGGCCATCGTGGCGGCCGGGCACGTGGTCCTGCCTGACGAATGCGTGCAGAGCGAGCACCAGAACGTCATCGACGACGCGACGCGTCAACGCTGCCTCGACTTGCAGGGCCTGGAAGGCGCCGAAGGATTCGGCCGCAGCGTGCCGGTCACGCCGGGCCGCGAGTTCGCCGAACAATCACGCTGGAACGCCTGGTTCGACGGACGCGGCACCGACACGTCCGATCGACGCGAGGGCCAGGATCTGGATGCCAGCGGAAGTTACTTCACGATCGGTGTCGATCGCCGCCTCGACAACGACGTCGTGGTCGGTGGCCTGGTCTCGTACGAAGACAACGACAGCGACAACTTCGAAGGCGCGATGCGCGTGCGGTCCGACGGGTTCGGCGCCGGCTTCTACCTCGCCCAGCCATTGTCGGCACGATGGGCGATGGACACCTCGGTGACGTATGCCGTGATCGGCAACGACATCGGCATCGACATCGTCCACGGCGATTACGACACGCAGCGCTCGTCGCTGGTGTTCAACATGACGGGGCAGTACGGCGGCGACGACTGGCAGTACCGTCCCAAGGTGTCGTTGAACTACACCCACTACGACAACGATGCCTACCTGCTCACCGGCATGCTGGAAGGAATTCCGCTCAGCTTCGAGGTCGCCGCCGACAGCTTCGACAACGGGTCGATCGAAGGCACCTTCGAAGTCAGTCGATTCATCGAGACCGCGCGCAGCGTCGTCATTCCCTACGCCGAGTTCGGTGCGCGCTACAGTTTCGTCCGGCCCAACGACGGCGATATCCTCACCGCCGAACTGGTACAGGCATCCACCTCGGCGTGGGTCGGTTCGCTGCGACTGGGCGCACGTGCGCTGGTGTCACGCGCCACCTTCCTCGAGTCCAGCATCGGTTATCTGAGCGTGGGACAGGACGGCACCGACGCCTGGGAGCTCAGGCTTTTCCTTTCGCGCGCCTTCTAG
- a CDS encoding vanadium-dependent haloperoxidase: protein MKSPRMHSSRWLLAGVLPLVVPCQALADAVTDWNATTNQVIGAAGGPPQQFRVFAMVHIAIHDALNAIDPRYKTYAAVGAGNPNASPDAAVARAARDVLLATLPTQAATINTAYTNFIAALPACAPAQPACISQGEAIGAVAADAILDMRVLDGSQTPHVPYTLGPAPGVYQPTPPTPPAPAPFPQFGGWGNLEPFALSSPWQFNPGRAAMLNIRSKAYAKDYNEVKAVGDAVLRNAAPDSEESRIARFWPGGGGNLNGVARVIVADYDFDLWEHARLFALMNMAINDGLVATFRVKYYYNFWRPYTAIHWVNDGNAGTQPDATWTSYIVTPPYPDYTCGLPNTVGSFAGVLREFFGTDAVPFTLTASGLPPAVTRSYTSLSQAADESADARVYGGIHFRTGCEAGVKLGEKVGKFVFKTQLRPQRKHH, encoded by the coding sequence ATGAAGTCCCCCCGGATGCATTCGTCCCGCTGGTTGCTGGCGGGTGTCCTGCCATTGGTCGTTCCGTGCCAGGCACTGGCCGACGCCGTGACTGACTGGAATGCCACGACCAACCAGGTCATCGGCGCGGCAGGGGGCCCGCCGCAGCAGTTCCGCGTGTTCGCGATGGTCCACATCGCCATCCACGATGCGTTGAATGCAATCGATCCACGCTACAAGACCTACGCCGCCGTCGGCGCCGGAAATCCGAACGCATCGCCCGATGCCGCGGTCGCGCGTGCAGCGCGCGATGTCCTGCTGGCGACGCTGCCAACCCAGGCCGCGACGATCAACACCGCCTACACCAACTTCATCGCTGCGCTGCCCGCCTGCGCTCCGGCGCAGCCGGCATGCATCAGCCAGGGCGAAGCCATCGGCGCCGTCGCCGCCGATGCCATCCTCGACATGCGCGTCCTCGATGGCTCGCAGACGCCGCATGTTCCGTACACGCTTGGACCTGCTCCTGGTGTCTACCAGCCGACTCCGCCCACTCCGCCTGCGCCGGCTCCATTCCCGCAGTTCGGCGGCTGGGGCAACCTCGAGCCGTTCGCGCTGTCGAGTCCATGGCAGTTCAACCCGGGCCGCGCGGCCATGCTCAACATCAGGAGCAAGGCCTACGCCAAGGACTACAACGAAGTGAAAGCCGTCGGTGACGCCGTGCTGCGCAATGCCGCGCCTGATTCCGAAGAAAGTCGCATCGCGCGCTTCTGGCCCGGCGGTGGCGGCAACCTCAACGGCGTCGCCCGCGTCATCGTCGCCGACTACGACTTCGACCTGTGGGAACACGCGCGCCTGTTCGCACTGATGAACATGGCCATCAACGATGGTCTGGTCGCCACGTTCCGGGTCAAGTACTACTACAACTTCTGGCGCCCCTACACGGCGATCCACTGGGTCAACGACGGCAACGCGGGCACGCAACCCGACGCCACGTGGACCTCCTACATCGTCACGCCGCCGTATCCGGACTACACCTGCGGCCTGCCCAACACCGTTGGCTCGTTCGCCGGCGTACTTCGCGAGTTCTTCGGCACCGATGCGGTGCCGTTCACCCTCACGGCAAGCGGGCTTCCGCCGGCGGTCACGCGCAGCTACACCAGCCTGTCACAGGCTGCGGATGAATCCGCGGATGCGCGCGTCTATGGCGGCATCCATTTCCGTACCGGGTGCGAGGCCGGGGTGAAGCTGGGCGAGAAGGTCGGCAAGTTCGTGTTCAAGACGCAGCTGCGGCCACAGCGCAAGCACCATTGA
- a CDS encoding NAD(P)-dependent alcohol dehydrogenase produces MSTVKAWAAQGPGQSLALQDLNLGPLGAEEVEVDVEYCGICHSDLSMLDNEWGMSQYPLVPGHEAIGRISAVGSHAKGLKVGQRVGVGWTAETCMHCRQCLSGDQNLCASVRPTIGGHHGAFAQKVRAHWAWAIPVPDGLDVASAGPLLCGGITVFKPFLAYDIKPTMRVGVVGVGGLGHMAIKFATAWGCDVTAFTSTAAKADEAHGFGAHHVVASRDSAAINAVAGSLDLLLVTVNVPMDWDAMVGTLAPKGRMHVVGAVLEPIPVAAFSLIMKQREISGSPTGSPVDIASLLAFAARHDIRPQVEMFPMSKVNEALEHLRAGKARYRIVLDASAM; encoded by the coding sequence ATGTCGACCGTCAAGGCGTGGGCCGCCCAGGGCCCTGGCCAGTCATTGGCCTTGCAGGACCTCAACCTTGGACCGCTCGGCGCGGAAGAAGTCGAAGTGGATGTCGAGTACTGCGGCATCTGCCACTCCGACCTGTCGATGCTCGACAACGAGTGGGGCATGAGCCAGTACCCGCTGGTGCCTGGCCATGAAGCAATCGGCCGCATTTCTGCTGTCGGCAGCCATGCCAAGGGGCTTAAGGTCGGCCAGCGCGTCGGCGTAGGCTGGACCGCGGAAACCTGCATGCATTGCCGGCAATGCCTGTCCGGCGACCAGAACCTGTGCGCGTCCGTGAGGCCGACCATCGGCGGGCACCACGGCGCGTTCGCGCAGAAGGTGCGAGCGCACTGGGCCTGGGCGATTCCGGTTCCGGACGGTCTGGATGTAGCAAGCGCCGGTCCACTGCTGTGCGGCGGCATCACCGTCTTCAAGCCGTTCCTGGCGTACGACATCAAGCCAACGATGCGCGTGGGCGTGGTCGGCGTCGGCGGCCTGGGCCACATGGCGATCAAGTTCGCCACCGCCTGGGGCTGTGATGTCACCGCCTTCACGTCGACCGCGGCCAAGGCCGACGAGGCGCACGGCTTTGGTGCGCACCATGTGGTTGCCAGTCGTGACTCGGCCGCGATCAACGCCGTTGCCGGCAGCCTCGACCTGCTGCTGGTGACGGTCAACGTACCGATGGACTGGGATGCGATGGTCGGCACGCTTGCGCCGAAGGGGCGCATGCACGTCGTTGGCGCCGTACTGGAGCCGATCCCGGTGGCGGCTTTCAGCCTGATCATGAAGCAACGTGAGATCTCCGGTTCGCCTACCGGTTCGCCCGTCGACATCGCCAGCCTGCTCGCTTTCGCTGCCCGCCACGACATCCGGCCGCAGGTCGAGATGTTCCCGATGAGCAAGGTCAATGAGGCCCTCGAACATCTGCGGGCCGGCAAGGCGCGCTACCGCATCGTGCTCGATGCCTCGGCGATGTAG
- a CDS encoding glycerophosphodiester phosphodiesterase family protein, whose translation MRTALRLCALIGSMHCVAAFAQPPVEDPSARFASPLIVAHRGGAADFPENTLVAVRGSLANGADAIWLSVQLSGDGVPVLYRPQDLSALTNSRGPVSAWTWRELKRVNAGWNFRVEGAHGAIRYPYRARQVPVPTLESVLARIPRSVPVVLDMKSLPAEPLVAAVANVLQRRNEWSRVLLYSTDASFDPLWARYPRAQRFETRDDTRGRLVTQLLSGRCEPPKVARWSAFELRRRFEVTETFTLGEGHSQVDAELWTDATMACFRQGHGSARLLWIGINTRSDYRHAQALGADAVLVDSPAQARDWIAQGVPGR comes from the coding sequence ATGCGTACCGCATTGCGCCTGTGCGCGCTGATCGGATCGATGCACTGTGTTGCGGCCTTCGCTCAGCCGCCAGTAGAGGACCCTTCCGCGCGGTTCGCATCGCCGTTGATCGTGGCCCATCGCGGCGGGGCCGCCGACTTCCCGGAGAACACGCTGGTTGCAGTCAGGGGATCGCTCGCAAACGGCGCCGATGCGATCTGGCTCAGCGTCCAGTTGAGCGGTGACGGGGTCCCGGTGCTCTACCGGCCGCAGGACCTGTCGGCGCTTACCAATTCCCGGGGTCCGGTCAGCGCCTGGACGTGGCGGGAGCTGAAGCGGGTCAATGCGGGTTGGAACTTCCGCGTCGAGGGCGCCCATGGAGCGATCCGGTATCCGTACCGTGCCAGGCAGGTCCCGGTGCCGACCCTGGAGAGCGTTCTGGCGCGGATTCCGCGTTCCGTGCCGGTCGTGCTCGACATGAAATCGCTGCCGGCCGAGCCGCTGGTTGCCGCCGTCGCCAACGTGCTGCAGCGACGGAACGAATGGTCACGCGTGCTGCTCTATTCGACCGACGCGTCGTTCGATCCGCTGTGGGCACGCTACCCTCGCGCGCAGCGTTTCGAGACGCGCGACGATACCCGCGGCCGCCTGGTGACACAGTTGCTGTCAGGGCGCTGCGAACCGCCGAAGGTCGCGCGCTGGTCGGCGTTCGAACTGCGCCGTCGCTTTGAGGTCACCGAGACTTTCACGCTGGGCGAGGGCCATTCGCAGGTCGATGCTGAGCTTTGGACCGATGCCACAATGGCGTGCTTCCGCCAGGGCCACGGCAGCGCGCGATTGCTGTGGATCGGAATCAACACGCGATCGGACTACCGGCACGCGCAGGCGCTGGGAGCCGATGCGGTGCTGGTGGACTCGCCAGCGCAGGCGCGCGACTGGATTGCCCAGGGCGTGCCTGGTAGATGA
- a CDS encoding 3-oxoacyl-ACP synthase III: MLFQHVAIAGLAHIDAPRRLTSDEINTRLKPTLDRLGINYNVLEEVAGVRERRLWDGEVRASDAATLAGVKALADAGIDADRVGLLVSTSVSRDYLEPSTASIVSGNLRLPNTCQNFDVANACLAFLNGMDIASRMIERGEIDYALVVNGETADLAYEKTLERLSRDDVTQEQFRDEMATLTLGSGAAAMVLARTELAPGAPRYRGSVTRSATEWNQLCRGDLHHDRMVADGRMLMIEGLKLAKTTFVAARAAMGWVVEELDEFVIHQVSKAHTQAFLKAFGIDPKKVMTIFGEHGNIGPASVPIVLSKLREGGRLKKGTRVALLGIGSGLNCSMAEVVW; this comes from the coding sequence ATGTTGTTCCAGCACGTCGCAATCGCCGGCCTCGCACATATCGATGCCCCCCGCCGGCTGACCTCGGACGAGATCAATACGCGCCTCAAGCCAACGCTCGATCGGCTGGGCATCAATTACAACGTGCTCGAAGAAGTGGCGGGTGTTCGCGAACGCCGTCTGTGGGACGGTGAAGTGCGTGCCTCCGATGCCGCCACGCTTGCAGGCGTGAAGGCGTTGGCCGATGCGGGCATCGATGCCGATCGCGTCGGCCTGCTCGTCAGCACGTCGGTCAGCCGCGACTACCTGGAGCCGTCCACGGCCTCCATCGTCTCGGGCAACCTGCGCCTGCCCAACACCTGCCAGAACTTCGACGTCGCCAATGCCTGCCTGGCATTCCTCAACGGCATGGACATCGCCAGCCGCATGATCGAGCGCGGCGAGATCGACTACGCCCTGGTTGTCAACGGCGAAACCGCCGACCTGGCCTACGAGAAGACCCTCGAGCGCCTGAGCCGGGACGACGTCACCCAGGAACAGTTCCGCGACGAGATGGCCACGCTCACGCTCGGCAGCGGCGCCGCCGCGATGGTGCTGGCGCGTACGGAGCTGGCCCCGGGCGCACCGCGTTACCGTGGCAGCGTCACCCGTTCGGCCACCGAGTGGAACCAGCTGTGCCGCGGTGACCTGCACCACGACCGCATGGTGGCCGATGGCCGCATGCTGATGATCGAGGGCCTCAAGCTCGCCAAGACGACCTTTGTCGCCGCGCGCGCCGCGATGGGCTGGGTGGTCGAGGAGCTCGATGAGTTCGTCATCCACCAGGTCAGCAAGGCCCACACCCAGGCCTTCCTCAAGGCCTTCGGCATCGACCCGAAGAAGGTCATGACCATCTTCGGCGAGCACGGCAACATCGGTCCGGCCTCGGTGCCGATCGTGCTGAGCAAGCTGCGCGAAGGCGGCCGTCTGAAGAAGGGCACGCGCGTGGCGCTGCTCGGCATCGGCTCTGGCCTGAACTGCTCGATGGCGGAAGTGGTCTGGTAA
- a CDS encoding pitrilysin family protein: MTATFRPRAAVLAVALATAVAGTGFAPTAVQAAPKAAVDIPFEEFTLPNGLRVVVHTDRKAPIVAVNIWYHVGSKDEPAGRTGFAHLFEHLMFNGSENHRGEFFEPFELVGATDQNGTTNSDRTNYFQNVPTTALDMALWMESDRMGHLLGAIDQATLDEQRGVVQNEKRQGENEPYGQVWDELGKAMYPVTHPYHHSTIGSMTDLNSASIEDVKGWFRTWYGPNNAVLVLAGDIDLATAKEKVTEYFGNIPATPTMTQPKVDVAPLEKSTRATMTDKVPQARIHRVWNVAQTGTTDIDQLQLLAQVLGGSKSSRLDRRLLHGDKLVDSVSASAYGSQLSSSFLVTADVKQGVDPARVEAVIDEEIKRLLKDGPSKVEVEQARTVFKAGFVRGIERIGGFGGKADALAECTVYTGNPGCFRDSLKVIETATPKDLKAIGNKWLTKGSHTLLVVPGERTVIAEDPSVTPAPLTLPPVDPKYATTPSTVDRSKGVPVTSQFPDLKFPSLQRAMLKNGTRLILAERHDIPVVQMSYAFLGGFSADQGHTLGTSSFAMGMLDEGAGKLDSLAFGDRVESLGASMGAGASLDGGTVYLSALKENLVPSIDLFSQMLRAPRFDQKEIDRIKATWIAGIKQEKARPNGAALRVLPPLLYGEGHPYAMPFSGSGTEESIASLTRNDLVAFHQAWVRPQDATLIVVGDTTLKEIVPLLDKHLGDWKGTGQAPAKPVIGEVARPKAPRVFLIDQPGAVQANIFAGEVVPSTKDPSSVRFDIANSVLGGEFSSRLNMNLRENKHWAYGAYSFSANSLGQRPWMAFAPVQIDKTADSLKELQREISLYSTGQKPPTAEEVAKIQATEIRGLPGSFETGSAVLGAVSAIVRYDRPDDYVFKRKAEIEALTPDQVKAAAATIDPDALTWVVVGDLKQIEQPVRALKLGDVQILDADGKTSPDKTSPDKK, translated from the coding sequence ATGACCGCTACCTTTCGACCGCGCGCCGCGGTCCTCGCCGTTGCCCTGGCCACGGCCGTCGCCGGCACCGGCTTCGCACCGACCGCCGTGCAGGCTGCGCCCAAGGCGGCCGTGGACATTCCGTTTGAGGAGTTCACGCTGCCCAATGGCCTGCGTGTGGTCGTGCATACCGATCGCAAGGCGCCGATCGTCGCGGTCAACATCTGGTACCACGTCGGCAGCAAGGACGAGCCGGCAGGACGCACCGGCTTCGCCCACCTGTTCGAGCACCTGATGTTCAACGGCTCGGAAAATCATCGCGGCGAATTCTTCGAGCCTTTCGAGCTGGTCGGCGCCACCGACCAGAACGGCACCACCAACTCCGACCGCACCAACTACTTCCAGAACGTGCCCACCACCGCGCTCGACATGGCGCTGTGGATGGAGTCCGACCGCATGGGCCACCTGCTCGGCGCGATCGACCAGGCCACGCTCGACGAGCAGCGCGGCGTCGTCCAGAACGAAAAGCGCCAGGGCGAGAACGAGCCCTACGGCCAGGTCTGGGACGAGCTGGGCAAGGCGATGTATCCGGTGACGCATCCGTACCACCACAGCACCATCGGTTCGATGACCGACCTCAATTCCGCCTCGATCGAGGACGTGAAGGGCTGGTTCCGCACCTGGTACGGCCCGAACAACGCCGTGCTGGTGCTCGCCGGCGACATCGACCTGGCCACCGCGAAGGAAAAGGTCACCGAGTACTTCGGCAACATCCCGGCCACGCCGACCATGACCCAGCCGAAGGTGGACGTCGCGCCGCTGGAGAAGTCCACCCGCGCCACCATGACCGACAAGGTGCCGCAGGCGCGCATCCACCGCGTGTGGAATGTCGCCCAGACCGGCACCACCGACATTGACCAGCTGCAGCTGCTGGCGCAGGTGCTCGGCGGCAGCAAGTCATCGCGCCTGGATCGCCGCCTGCTGCACGGGGACAAGCTGGTCGACAGCGTTTCCGCCTCGGCCTACGGCTCGCAGCTGAGCTCCAGCTTCCTGGTCACCGCCGACGTGAAGCAGGGCGTCGACCCGGCCAGGGTCGAAGCGGTCATCGACGAGGAAATCAAGCGCCTGCTCAAGGATGGCCCGAGCAAGGTCGAGGTCGAGCAGGCGCGCACCGTGTTCAAGGCCGGCTTCGTGCGCGGCATCGAGCGCATCGGCGGCTTCGGCGGCAAGGCCGACGCGCTGGCCGAATGCACGGTCTACACCGGCAACCCGGGCTGCTTCCGCGACAGCCTCAAGGTGATCGAGACCGCGACCCCCAAAGACCTCAAGGCGATCGGCAACAAGTGGCTGACCAAGGGCAGCCACACCCTCCTGGTGGTGCCGGGCGAGCGAACCGTCATTGCCGAAGACCCCTCGGTGACGCCGGCGCCGCTGACGCTGCCGCCGGTGGACCCGAAGTACGCCACCACGCCCAGCACGGTCGACCGCAGCAAGGGCGTGCCGGTGACCAGCCAGTTCCCCGACCTCAAGTTCCCCTCGCTGCAGCGCGCGATGCTCAAGAACGGCACACGCCTGATCCTGGCCGAGCGCCATGACATCCCGGTCGTGCAGATGAGCTACGCCTTCCTCGGCGGTTTCAGCGCCGACCAGGGTCATACGCTCGGCACCTCGAGCTTCGCCATGGGCATGCTCGACGAGGGCGCCGGTAAGCTCGATTCGCTGGCGTTCGGCGACCGCGTCGAATCGCTCGGCGCCAGCATGGGTGCCGGTGCATCGCTCGACGGCGGCACGGTCTACCTGTCGGCGCTGAAGGAAAACCTGGTGCCGTCGATCGACCTGTTCTCGCAGATGCTGCGCGCGCCGCGCTTCGACCAGAAGGAGATCGACCGGATCAAGGCAACCTGGATCGCCGGCATCAAGCAGGAGAAGGCGCGCCCGAACGGCGCCGCGCTGCGCGTGCTGCCGCCGCTGCTGTACGGCGAGGGCCATCCCTACGCGATGCCGTTCAGCGGCAGCGGCACCGAAGAGTCGATCGCCTCGCTGACCCGCAACGACCTGGTCGCATTCCACCAGGCCTGGGTGCGCCCGCAGGACGCAACACTCATCGTCGTCGGCGACACTACGCTCAAGGAGATCGTGCCGCTGCTCGACAAGCACCTGGGCGACTGGAAGGGCACCGGTCAAGCGCCGGCCAAGCCGGTGATTGGCGAGGTGGCCAGGCCCAAGGCGCCGCGCGTGTTCCTCATCGACCAGCCTGGCGCAGTGCAGGCGAATATCTTCGCCGGCGAAGTCGTGCCCTCGACCAAGGACCCCAGCTCGGTCCGCTTCGACATCGCCAATTCCGTGCTGGGCGGTGAGTTCTCCTCGCGGTTGAACATGAACCTGCGCGAGAACAAGCACTGGGCCTATGGCGCCTACAGCTTCTCGGCCAACTCGCTCGGCCAGCGCCCGTGGATGGCCTTTGCCCCGGTGCAGATCGACAAGACCGCCGACTCGCTCAAGGAACTGCAGCGCGAGATCAGCCTGTACTCCACCGGGCAGAAGCCGCCGACCGCGGAAGAGGTGGCGAAGATCCAGGCCACCGAGATCCGCGGCCTGCCGGGTTCATTCGAAACCGGATCGGCGGTGCTCGGTGCGGTCAGCGCGATCGTCCGCTACGACCGGCCGGACGATTACGTGTTCAAGCGCAAGGCGGAGATCGAGGCGCTGACACCGGACCAGGTCAAGGCGGCCGCAGCCACTATCGACCCGGATGCGTTGACCTGGGTGGTCGTGGGCGACCTCAAGCAGATCGAACAGCCGGTGCGCGCTCTGAAGCTGGGGGACGTGCAGATCCTCGATGCCGATGGCAAGACGTCGCCGGACAAGACGTCGCCGGACAAGAAGTAA